The Thioclava nitratireducens genome includes a region encoding these proteins:
- the tnpC gene encoding IS66 family transposase has translation MSDDADILSDDPAVLKAMIAALQAENARMSATLQAHEQLVQALRLRIVKLQKQAFGKSSEKIEREIAQLELALEDLLVAAAEQRDGPIEGEEPAAVDAPAAEAKPRRRPRVSDATPRERRELDPGACCPDCGGDLRVVGEDVSELLDLVAAQMKVIQIARVKKSCRRCERMVQPAAPSRPIPGSMAGPGLLAQILVSKFDDHLPLYRQHEIYARMGADIPDSTLLDWCGRAMKVLAPVIERIEAEVMAAPVLHADDTPIRVLDRSRRDRGLGKGVKQGRVWAYVSDQRPWAGTAPPGVVYRFSPDRKGEHPQRHLHGSGGILQADAYAGFNPLYAARPDGSSQFREAACWAHLRRDFHDVWETTKSEIAREALDRIGKIYDVEREIAGQSAELRQAARQQHSRPMVDAFQAWAEAQLLRIPGKSDLAKAIRYGLSRWSSFELFLEDGRVGIDNNPAERAMRPIGIGRKNWLFAGSDSGGETLARAMTLIETAKMNGLDPQAWLADILDRIHDHKINRLDELLPWQWSTARP, from the coding sequence CACGAGCAACTGGTTCAGGCCTTGCGCCTGCGGATCGTCAAGTTGCAGAAGCAGGCCTTCGGCAAGTCCTCGGAAAAGATCGAGCGCGAGATCGCCCAGCTGGAGCTTGCGCTGGAGGATCTGCTGGTCGCAGCCGCCGAACAGCGCGACGGACCGATCGAAGGCGAGGAGCCTGCCGCGGTCGATGCTCCTGCTGCCGAGGCGAAGCCCCGCCGACGTCCGCGCGTGTCGGACGCAACACCTCGCGAACGCCGGGAGCTCGACCCTGGCGCCTGTTGCCCCGATTGTGGGGGTGACCTGCGAGTGGTGGGCGAGGACGTCAGCGAGCTTCTCGACCTGGTCGCGGCGCAGATGAAGGTCATTCAGATTGCGCGGGTGAAGAAGTCTTGCCGCCGCTGTGAGCGGATGGTGCAGCCTGCGGCCCCGAGCCGTCCGATCCCCGGCAGCATGGCCGGGCCGGGGCTGCTGGCTCAAATCCTCGTCTCGAAGTTCGACGACCATCTTCCATTGTATCGTCAGCACGAGATCTACGCGCGCATGGGCGCCGACATCCCTGACAGCACGCTTCTGGATTGGTGCGGGCGCGCCATGAAGGTGCTCGCCCCCGTCATCGAGCGGATCGAGGCCGAGGTGATGGCCGCGCCGGTGCTACATGCAGATGACACCCCGATCCGCGTGCTGGACCGGTCACGTCGGGACCGCGGTCTCGGCAAGGGTGTCAAACAAGGCCGGGTCTGGGCCTATGTCTCTGACCAGCGACCCTGGGCCGGCACGGCGCCACCCGGCGTCGTCTACCGCTTCTCCCCGGATCGGAAGGGGGAGCATCCTCAGCGCCACCTGCACGGCAGCGGCGGCATCCTCCAGGCGGATGCCTATGCCGGCTTCAACCCGCTCTACGCAGCGCGTCCGGATGGCAGCAGCCAGTTCCGAGAAGCAGCATGCTGGGCTCACCTGCGGCGCGACTTCCACGATGTGTGGGAAACCACGAAGTCCGAGATCGCGCGGGAGGCCCTCGACCGGATCGGCAAGATCTACGATGTCGAGCGCGAGATCGCCGGTCAGTCCGCCGAACTGCGACAGGCCGCGCGTCAGCAGCATTCCCGTCCCATGGTGGATGCCTTCCAGGCCTGGGCCGAGGCCCAGCTGCTGCGCATTCCGGGTAAGAGCGATCTCGCCAAGGCCATCCGTTACGGCCTCAGCCGCTGGTCCTCCTTCGAGCTCTTCCTCGAAGACGGCCGCGTCGGCATCGACAACAACCCGGCCGAGCGCGCCATGCGCCCGATCGGCATCGGGCGGAAGAACTGGCTCTTCGCGGGCTCCGATAGCGGTGGCGAAACGTTGGCCAGGGCGATGACCCTCATCGAAACCGCCAAGATGAACGGGCTCGATCCGCAGGCCTGGCTCGCCGACATCCTCGACCGCATCCATGATCACAAAATCAACCGCCTCGACGAACTGCTGCCGTGGCAGTGGAGCACAGCTCGCCCATGA
- a CDS encoding YnfA family protein: MSVFVSIGIYALAALAEIAGCFAFWAWLRLDRSALWLIPGAISLALFAYFLTRVEVEFAGRAYAAYGGIYIAASIAWLWAVEGQIPTRWDIIGAVLCLTGMAIILVAQMIQK, encoded by the coding sequence ATGAGCGTCTTCGTCTCTATCGGCATATATGCACTGGCTGCTCTCGCCGAGATCGCGGGATGCTTCGCGTTCTGGGCCTGGCTGCGGCTTGACCGCTCTGCCCTCTGGCTTATCCCGGGCGCCATCTCCCTCGCCCTGTTCGCATACTTTCTGACGCGGGTTGAGGTCGAGTTTGCCGGTCGCGCATATGCAGCCTACGGCGGCATATACATCGCAGCATCTATCGCCTGGCTCTGGGCCGTAGAGGGGCAAATCCCGACCCGATGGGATATCATCGGCGCAGTTCTTTGTCTGACCGGCATGGCGATCATCTTGGTCGCCCAGATGATTCAGAAGTAA